From Daphnia pulicaria isolate SC F1-1A chromosome 4, SC_F0-13Bv2, whole genome shotgun sequence, one genomic window encodes:
- the LOC124338203 gene encoding sodium/calcium exchanger 1-like: MTKNNGTLDEYSCSSGLILPLINEFTWSIEMRAFLYFFGLLYCFMGVAIIAEIFMGAIEKITATTRKVYLSRGVDQEPTFIEVNIWNDTVANLTLMALGSSAPEILLSIIEIVGNNFESGALGPGTIVGSAAFNLMCISAVCIVAIPGVETRKIKGLRVFAITAVFSILAYLWLIFVLVGVSRNVVEVWEAVVTFLLFPLLVGLAYWADKGFPLCWKKPSTISVTTANGKEIELASINSGEIEAMMVDGPVLTKDGKMDPDELAKWVRQATHLGLTGEDAAKLAAYKLIMTKHHSHAWYRIGATRVFTGSKKVKPQLSIKLQEVYDAINEHPDTENLSPFVEKVSKDKAIVEFHAIACAVSENVGKFPVRIIRHGETDTLVCVRVETVDGSAVSGEDFVPVDQVIEFQPKEVVKEIMIEIVDDDQYEPDEQFYLKLSLTHNLSYKHKEVALGRISIMEVTILNDDEPGTITFEERGILVKESVGVAQIPVLRKSGSDGEVSIRWRTIDKKALSGRDFEGGEGVLEFRNAEAKRFIEIPISNDMETQMKDECFEVELYDPSGGAVLGPITKLAVTITNDEDFNAVMDRLAEMTSANVDSMVVHHNDWTSQIKDAMNVNGGDIENATTSDYVMHFLTFGWKLLFALVPPAGIWGGWLSFFVSLGVIGLLTAIVGDLAGIFGCLIGLDDAVTAITFVALGTSLPDLFASRGAAMNEKYADNAIGNVTGSNSVNVFLGLGLPWLIASIYHTSMGGEFKVEAGSLGFSITIFTITAVLSLGLLVTRRLSAACGRGELGGPLVTRYASAIFLVVLWLTYIILSSLETYGHIPGF; this comes from the exons atgacgaaaaataacgggaCCCTGGATGAGTACAGCTGCTCGAGCGGTTTGATTTTGCCGCTCATCAACGAGTTCACGTGGTCGATTGAAATGCGAGCCTTTCTCTATTTCTTCGGCCTCCTCTATTGTTTTATGGGTGTTGCCATCATTGCCGAGATCTTCATGGGCGCCATTGAGAAAATCACGGCCACCACTCGCAAG GTTTATTTGTCGAGGGGTGTCGATCAAGAACCCACGTTTATAGAAGTCAACATCTGGAACGACACGGTGGCCAATTTGACGTTGATGGCGCTGGGCTCATCGGCCCCTGAAATCTTGCTGTCCATCATTG AGATTGTCGGTAACAATTTCGAGTCGGGAGCGTTGGGACCGGGTACAATTGTGGGTTCGGCCGCTTTCAATCTGATGTGCATCAGTGCTGTTTGCATTGTCGCCATTCCCGGCGTCGAAACGCGAAAAATCAAAG GACTGCGGGTATTCGCCATCACCGCCGTGTTCAGCATTTTGGCTTACCTGTGGCTGATTTTCGTCCTGGTGGGAGTCAGCCGAAATGTG GTGGAAGTCTGGGAGGCCGTCGTCACTTTCCTCCTTTTCCCGCTCCTGGTCGGACTGGCTTACTGGGCTGACAAAGGATTTCCGCTATGCTGGAAAAAGCCCAGCACCATCAGCGTAACGACCGCCAACGGCAAAGAGATTGAGCTGGCCTCAATCAACTCCGGAGAAA TTGAGGCCATGATGGTAGACGGACCTGTTCTCACCAAAGACGGAAAG ATGGACCCCGACGAGTTGGCCAAATGGGTCCGGCAAGCCACACATTTGGGCCTCACCGGGGAAGATGCTGCCAAATTGGCCGCATACAA GTTAATTATGACTAAGCATCATTCACACGCTTGGTACCGGATCGGAGCCACCCGAGTGTTCACCGGAAGTAAGAAAGTCAAGCCTCAGCTGAGCATCAAACTCCAAGAG GTTTATGATGCCATCAACGAACATCCGGACACTGAAAATCTGAGTCCTTTCGTCGAAAAAGTATCAAAGGACAAAGCCATCGTCGAATTCCACGCCATCGCTTGCGCAG TGTCTGAAAACGTTGGGAAATTCCCCGTTCGAATTATCCGCCACGGGGAGACGGACACTTTGGTGTGTGTCAG GGTAGAAACAGTTGACGGCAGTGCAGTTTCGGGTGAAGATTTCGTGCCGGTCGACCAAGTCATCGAGTTCCAGCCCAAAGAAGTCGTGAAAGAA ATTATGATTGAAATTGTGGACGACGACCAGTACGAGCCCGACGAACAATTCTACCTCAAATTGAGTTTAACTCATAATTTATCGTACAAACACAAGGAAGTGGCACTGGGTCGCATTTCCATCATGGAAGTGACAATCCTGAACGACGACG AACCCGGCACCATCACTTTCGAAGAGAGAGGCATCCTGGTCAAGGAATCGGTGGGCGTGGCCCAAATTCCAGTCTTACGTAAAAGCGGCTCCGACGGGGAAGTGAGCATCCGCTGGCGCACAATAG ACAAGAAAGCCCTGAGTGGCAGGGACTTTGAAGGAGGTGAGGGCGTGCTGGAATTCAGGAACGCAGAG GCCAAACGTTTTATTGAAATTCCAATTTCGAATGACATGGAGACCCAGATGAAAGACGAATGCTTCGAAGTTGAATTGTACGATCCTTCCGGCGGAGCCGTTCTGGGACCCATCACCAAATTGGCTGTGACCATCACCAACGACGAAg atttcaatGCGGTGATGGACCGTCTGGCGGAAATGACTTCCGCCAATGTGGATTCGATGGTTGTACATCACAACGATTGGACCAGTCAGATCAAAGAT GCAATGAACGTGAACGGTGGCGATATTGAAAACGCCACAACTTCAGACTACGTGATGCACTTTTTGACGTTCGGATGGAAG cTTCTTTTTGCGTTGGTTCCACCGGCTGGAATTTGGGGCGGATGGCTATCGTTCTTTGTTTCGTTAGGTGTCATTGGTTTGCTCACCGCCATTGTGGGAGACCTGGCCGGAATTTTCGGATGCCTCATCGGACTTGATGACGCCGTTACCG CCATCACTTTTGTGGCGTTGGGGACATCCCTTCCGGATCTGTTTGCAAGCCGAGGCGCCGCCATGAACGAGAAATATGCCGACAATGCCATCGGAAACGTGACCGGAAGTAATTCCGTCAACGTCTTTCTTGGTCTGGGTTTACCTTGGCTTATCGCCAGCATCTACCACACGTCAATG GGCGGAGAATTCAAGGTGGAAGCCGGAAGCCTGGGATTTTCAATTACCATTTTCACCATCACAGCTGTTTTGTCGCTAGGACTGCTGGTAACGCGGAG ACTGTCAGCTGCTTGCGGTCGTGGAGAATTAGGAGGACCTCTTGTTACCCGTTACGCTTCTGCCATCTTTTTAGTAGTGCTTTGGTTGACTTACATCATTCTCTCGTCTCTGGAGACTTATGGGCACATTCCaggcttttaa
- the LOC124338271 gene encoding oplophorus-luciferin 2-monooxygenase non-catalytic subunit-like yields the protein MQNSSAIALFALLFAAINSTAGFTFTSNNQRSDLNCSNVDYSPCTCDENSMVACDQIPIKTLRSAFAKMAAHDLTGLKLTLSPAEKDLIPDDFLGQMNLAGDLIIYCRDSKRLRVSQKAFQHSAATITRVFIDGCDLGQQPNLSFMSRFNHMMALVIKNSKNFKSFKGLPSQSTALSYLYVTHSRGFEALAPDAVALPALRVLYLNFNQLNDASAAKLFKALAGSSVDSLTEIRLDENKLTKIPDAIKSLAKLEQLELGFNEIAVISKNSLPVNNTGTNGLAFSLQKNPIATIEPGAFGGNIGNSNYVKLQDINLTQLDPKIFKPVLQRMLIRSKKVLGRTPFLYLGNNAIKCDCHLAWLVRDNRNLLNYIEGAKCSDSRELIDLKADDFVRCK from the exons ATGCAGAACTCTAGTGCCATCGCTCTCTTCGCCCTGCTg TTTGCCGCCATCAATTCGACGGCCGGTTTCACCTTCACCAGCAACAACCAGCGCTCGGACTTGAACTGCTCCAACGTCGACTACTCGCCGTGCACTTGCGACGAGAACAGCATGGTGGCCTGCGACCAGATTCCCATCAAAACTCTGCGCTCGGCCTTCGCCAAAATGGCGGCCCACGACCTGACCGGTCTGAAGCTGACGCTGTCGCCGGCCGAGAAGGACCTCATCCCCGACGATTTCCTCGGCCAGATGAACCTGGCCGGCGATCTCATCATCTACTGCCGCGACAGCAAACGACTCCGCGTCAGTCAAAAGGCTTTCCAGCACTCGGCCGCCACCATCACTCG GGTCTTTATCGACGGCTGCGATCTGGGCCAGCAGCCCAACTTGTCCTTCATGTCCCGTTTTAACCACATGATGGCGCTGGTCATCAagaattccaagaattttaaAAGCTTCAAAGGCCTGCCCAGCCAGTCGACGGCTCTCTCCTATCTGTACGTCACCCACTCGCGGGGGTTCGAAGCGCTGGCCCCGGACGCCGTGGCCCTGCCGGCCCTGAGAGTCCTCTACTTGAATTTCAACCAGCTCAACGACGCTTCGGCGGCCAAACTCTTCAAAGCCCTGGCCGGCTCCTCGGTCGACTCGCTGACGGAGATCCGGCTGGACGAGAACAAGTTGACGAAAATCCCCGACGCCATCAAGTCGCTGGCCAAACTCGAGCAGCTGGAATTGGGCTTCAATGAGATCGCAGTTATTTCCAAGAACTCGTTGCCCGTCAACAACACGGGCACCAACGGGCTGGCCTTCAGCTTGCAGAAGAACCCCATAGCAACGATCGAGCCGGGCGCCTTTGGCGGCAACATCGGCAACAGTAATTACGTCAAATTGCAGGACATTAATTTGACTCAGCTGGACCCGAAAATCTTCAAGCCCGTCCTCCAGCGGATGCTGATCCGCTCCAAAAAAGTCCTGGGCAGAACTCCGTTCCTCTACCTGGGAAACA ATGCCATTAAGTGCGATTGCCACCTGGCCTGGCTGGTCCGCGATAACCGCAATTTGCTCAACTACATCGAAGGCGCCAAATGCTCCGACTCGAGAGAATTGATCGACCTGAAAGCCGACGATTTCGTCAGATGCAAATGA
- the LOC124338342 gene encoding uncharacterized protein LOC124338342, which translates to MLSQPLPNLAQPNKAISNCESQQQQHQSSQQHQQQQQHAKLMRIKHNQLVVNQVDEKAPPPSVCLVMEENLRMRRAIGDAVMTLTQWVHETKDQNGNVASLVDRMKESVQKYNSQPEDVLKAIATQMEARESEWAAERLAFQEKERVCKQIIFNLQQDNYRLRKSRIYALTPRGPSAY; encoded by the exons ATGCTTTCCCAACCGCTTCCAAATTTAGCGCAGCCCAACAAGGCCATCAGCAACTGTGagtcgcagcagcagcagcatcagtcttcccagcagcatcagcagcagcagcagcacgccaAATTAATGCGCATCAAACACAACCAGTTGGTGGTGAATCAGGTGGACGAAAAAGCCCCGCCGCCGTCCGTTTGCCTCGTCATGGAGGAAAACCTTCGAATGCGCAGAGCCATCGGCGAT GCGGTGATGACTCTGACCCAGTGGGTCCACGAGACGAAAGATCAAAACGGCAACGTTGCCTCGTTGGTCGACCGGATGAAGGAATCGGTGCAGAAATACAACAGCCAGCCGGAAGACGTGCTCAAAGCCATTGCCACCCAG ATGGAAGCTCGTGAATCCGAATGGGCGGCTGAGCGGCTGGCCTTCCAAGAGAAGGAGCGCGTTtgtaaacaaattattttcaacctTCAGCAAGATAATTACAGGCTCAGGAAATCGCGCATC TATGCGCTGACACCGCGCGGACCGAGCGCCTACTGA